The sequence below is a genomic window from Felis catus isolate Fca126 chromosome A2, F.catus_Fca126_mat1.0, whole genome shotgun sequence.
aacaatgtggatggatctcAACTAATTCTACTGAGTAAAATAAGACAGTCTCAAAAATTGATATTGCATGATTCCTTCTACACAATATTCTTGAATTGATAAACTATAGAGGAGAAGAGATCGATGGTTGACAAGGaatagggaaggaagagggagggagacagttgTGTCTATAAAAGAGGACCCTTATGATGGAAATCTTCTATGTGTTTACTGTGATGGTGGTCGCACAAATCTGTATGTGTGataaaattagaacaaaatataaacatgcaaaaattaGTGTATGTAAACTGGTGAAATCCGAATAATGTCAGTGGATTGCATCAATGTCAActtcctggttgtgatattgtactgTAATATGAAAAATGTTACCTCTGGGGGAAACTAGGTGATTAGTATAAGGGATCTCTTATTTCTCACAATTGCATGTGAAtcaataattatctttttttttaatgtttatttttgagagagagagagagagagagagagagagagagagagagagagagagagacagagtgcgagtgggggagggacagagaaagagggagacacagaatctgaagcaggctccaagctgtcagcacagagccccacgtggggctcgaactcacaaaccgtgagatcatgacctgagccgaagtcagacgcttaactggctgagccaccccggcgccccatgaatcaataattatcttaaaatagtttttaaaaaatcactgtaaatggggtgcctgggtagctcagtctgttaagcatctgacttcagctcaggtcatgatcttgcggtttgtgagttcgagctccacgtcaggctgtgtgctggcagctcagagcctggtgccttctttggattctgtgtctctctctctctgtccctccccgcatTCGtattctgcctctcaaaaataaataaaacatgaaaaaataaaaaaaaaaatcactgtaggTGCAGTATAAAGATAGATGGGAAATGAGGGTAGACTATACCAGCTTATTGGATCACtggatgagtgtgtgtgttttttgggGGTAGGGGAAGTAGTGAAGAACAGGACAGGTCTGTGAATGACCATCAGGTTTCTAcctgagtaaagaaaaaaagaggtggtGAATTCAATTTTGATCTTGCTGAGTTTGTTTTCCATCAACCAGGCAGagtatataaaatgagaatacaagaaggaagaacaggaatCCCTGGGTAAGAGAACCTTAGAGTGAGAATGTTCAGCTGGATTTTGTGTATTATACTCCTCACATAGCGTTTCAGTACATGAATGAAGACTAAAATATCAGAGTCACCAGTATATCACAACAAGGGAATTTCTGAACTCAGAAGCAAGAGTAAACATAGGAAAACTATCTGTGAGAATATCAGATACAGGAGGgataaaataatttgcatttccattagACATTAAAGCAAAAAGGAAGTGATACTGAGTACCATTTGTGTGTACTAAGTTCTACATTGGTGTTCAGAAGTATTATCccatgtaatcctcacaatagccctaaaaagttaaattttatctgcaatttctaattcttcttaatgtttatttgtttccgagagagagagacagagagacagcatgagcaggggaggggtagagagagagacacacacagtatccaaagcaggctccaggctctgagatgtcagcacagaacccgatgcaggccccaaacccatgaaccatgagacatgacctgagtcaaagtcagatgcttaatcaactgagccacccaggtgcccctgttatctGCAATTTCTGAacagaagttaagtaatttgcgaGATGAAACAGCCTATGACTAATTTCTTGGGCTACAATTTAATTCTAGAtgtgtttatcttctttttttcttatttttttaatgtttatttttgattgagggagagagagagagagagagagagagagaaacagagtgtgagtggaggaggggcagagagaggagggggcacagaatctgaagttggctacaggctctgagctgtcagtgcaaagccccatgtgggcccaaacccatgaaccatgagaccatgacctgagtggaagttggatgcttacccaaatgagccacccaggcgcccaagatgtgtttatctttttttttttttaatgtttttatttttgagagagagagagacagagcacgagtgggggaggagcagagagagataggcagacacagaatccgaaacaggctccagtctctgagttgtcagcacagagcccaacgcggggctcgaactcacagaccacgagatcatgacctgagccgaagccggaccactcaacccaactgagccacccaggcgtcccatgtgTTTATCTTCTAAGGCCACATTCTTTCTACTGTATCAAGAAGCTtgtggagagtgggggagagtAGATCTCAAAGTCTTCTTAAAAATTGTggatattaggggcacctgggtggctcagtttgttaagtttCTCTTAATCTCTGCTTGGATCTTGGTCTCCAGGTCATGAGCTGAAGCCCTGGCccggctccatgctgggcatgaaaactacgtttaaaaaaaaaagaagttgcaggTTTTATATTCTTACTTATTAAGGGGTTTTTGTAAAGTTATACATCTATGTTTATATTTGCAAGTGTTCACTTTCCTGCTGGGAAGTTTTAAAGGCTCTGTTTAGTTCACCTGCCCCATCTCTATGGGAGGCCATGCCAGTTTGGCATCAATTGAATATTCGTGGCTCTTCATTCTCTAGAGACACCTGTCATGCTTGTACCTTATTGTCTGGATTAGAACGGGGTTAATTTTCTTATAGTAATTGTTAAGTAGTgccctcctttttattttccagttaacATTTTTTTCGTGTATGCAGGCTATACAGATTTGTTAACAAGCATCTTTCACTGCAACTAATACAAACAGATAAACAGCAGGTGTTTTCAGTTCTGTGTTTCCAAACTTTCATGGTGCGTTGGCTCTGACTTCATTAACTACTAACATGGGATTCCCTAAACCTCTATaccagtaaataagtaaacaaaaatacctttccatctctacaaaaaaaaaaaaaaagcaaacaaacaaaaacccctgcACATTAGaaggtttgtttttctccttctctggtaAGTTTCTGTATCCTCTATTTCTTGTTAATATCTTTTCTTTGAGGTATTCCATTTCAGATTTTTAAGGTTAACACATCATCCCTAAGAACTCTTAGTCTTTAAAGTCAATTCAAGACTATACATCACAGTCCTCTTACTTTACAAACTAGGAACAAAGTAAGCCTTGAAAATGTAACTTTTAGGTAAAAATTAGACTTCTCCCCTAATCAGTATAGATAAAACCTCACTATTTCTAAGGGCCTTTATTTAATCACTGTTATTCAGTAATCTAAGTTTAATTTTCAAAGGTATTTCAACAGGGGACTCTCCACATCTTCCCATAGCCATGGAAATGCACACTCAAACCTGAGtagtatatttcatataaatactaaaaaaggTGGATGGAGAGTGGGGGATTGAGGATGTTTTTGTGATCTGCTCTTCTGCTGGGTCACTTCATTTTGATCCTTCACTTTTACAAAGCATCTGAACCTTAGGTGTAGATTTAACTTCTCTCCATTCCCGCCATCTAGTGGTTTTAAGTGGTATAGGTTTGGTTTTAAGAAATATTCCTAAtgacgcgggggggggggggggggggcggggtacaCGAAAAACAAAACGGTTGGCCGCGACAATTTCCTAGTCTCTCACCCCATCATTTAGCCATCACACGGACACCTTTAACTGCTTTAACCATTTTTGAGATGCGCAGAGATgcgcagagagaaggaaggggacgCACACTCACAGAGCCTCACGCCCCTTGACGCTGACATTTAGAAAAGGATTCTAAATCCTTCCTGTCATTCTCAAAGGACGGGAAAAGGAGTTGTGGCAAGACCTAGAGCGAGGAGACTGTCTGACTTTTCAGCAAGTTGGACAGATGACATATTAGCTCCTGCAACGTTCACATCTGgtttgaacaaataaaaagagaaagaaagagggaaaaacacttaaaaaattccgCCGCGGGGCTCTGCAGGTCTTGCTACCCAGTAGCCCCCAGAAGACAACCAATTCCTGCGCGTTCCGCTCCGCTcaccctccttcccaccttctctctctctctctctctctctctctctctctctctctctctctctctctctctctctctctctctcttttttcctttttttcccacgCTCGCCGTGAACCGAGTCCCAGGGAGCCAGAAGCAAGGCACCggtccccttcctcctctcctcaacCAAACCACCGCAGCCGAGCGCGTGAAGCTTCCCTTTGTTCATCCAGGCTGCTCTCCTCCCCGGCAGATCCACCTGGATGCTCTCCCTCGGTGACATTTTGCGCCGGGGCTGGTGGGTGGCTGGGGTGGAGCGAGAGGagccggagggggcgggggcggagaaAGGTCAAGCCGAGGGAAAGGCAGGAGACGCCTTTCATAACCTGCGTGGCGGGGCGTGCGCgcggttatttatttattttctccttatttattGATCGCACGAGCAGAGCGGCGCGGGGAGCTGGGGGAGATGCAGGACCACCCACTGGCGGGGAAGCAGCCAGCCGCCCTCCCGCGCCCCCGCGCTGCCGAGCGCCTCCTGCCTCTGCGCTCCGGCGACTGCCCtcgccggccccggccccggccccggccccggctccggccccgccgcgccgccgccgccgccgccgccgcccgcccggccgCCTCGCAGCCCCGCAGCCTCGCAGCCCCGCACCGCCCCGCTCGGGCCCCGGCGACCGCGGCGGCGCAGTAAGTTGGCAGGAGCGAGTCCCCTCCGTTCTCGCCTCCCCCGCACCTTTTGAACTTGTTGCTGCTGCTCGGCTCGCCTGCGCCTGGCTTTTGGAAGgtgaaaaggaggagggaagcacagaggaatgggggaaggggaagaagagctCGCTTGAGCTTTATTTATGCCCTCTGGGCGCATCGGATTCGGCTGCTCGGGAGCTGCTTTCTCGGCTTTTCCCTTTCCGGGTGCACGGCGAGGAGAAAGTCTCTATGCAACTCAGCCCCGGCGCGCACTTTGCCAGGTATGTACCGCGAGCGAGGCGCGTTCTGCGCGGAggcaggtgctgctgctgctgctgctgccgccgcggcggcggcggctgccaGCTCCCGGCTTCTGTGACTGTCACACTGCACCTGGGCTGAACTTGAAAAGAGAGTGAAGGGACCATTGGGCGAACGCTTTTGGCAGATACAAGGGGTGCTTGCAGACGAGGGGAAGGCGGATCTGTCTTCACGCCCCCCACCGTGCCCACCGCCACAGCACCTCCATCTCTGCAAATACGGCCCGAGGAGTGGAGGCGGCCACCGGACTCCCAAAGAGATATGGGGCAGCGGCTGTGACCGCATCTCGGAAGCTACAACAACAGGTCGCCTTTCTGAGACTCCTTTGGCGGGAAGGGCCACTTGGAAAGGGGAGGTTTGGAAGAGCTGCAAGGGAAGGTGGTAGGGTTCTCGAATTCATCAGAAGAACACCACTGAGTGACTGTCCCTCGTTTTCTCTGTCCTACACGACGCGTACTGGCCCTACATTATCCGGACTGTGTCAGGGGAGAAATCAGACACCTGTCTGAAGAAATTGCTGCGCCTAAAGTCACCTGTGTACTTATTCGTGCCAGGAGTGGCCTGGCCCAGCTGCTGGAAGAGATCTGGTGAGGTTCTGCTGGGTGTGATTGTAAGGacgttgtatatatacacacattttttcttcttacaaatCCCTGCGTTGGAGGGAAACTTACCTTTCCGAGAACTGTGACTTCACCAGGAGCCCCGCCTTGGAGTAGGAGTGATACCTCCAGACCGCAGCTCTCAGTATTGGGTTCGACGGCAGGAAGCGAGTGAGTGTGGCGACTGTGACCCGCTGTAGAAGCCTGATCGCCCTTCGTGCCTCCGCTTCGAGGAACCATGGCGGCGGGTGTGGCCGCGTGGCTGCCCTTTGCTAGGGCAGCAGCCATTGGCTGGATGCCCGTGGCCTCGGGGCCCATGCCGGCTCCCCCaaggcaggagagaaaaaggacCCAAGATGCCCTGATTGTGCTCAATGTGAGTGGCACTCGTTTCCAGACGTGGCAGGACACCCTGGAACGCTACCCGGACACTCTGCTGGGCAGTTCGGAGAGGGACTTTTTCTACCACCCGGAAACTCAGCAGTACTTTTTTGACCGTGACCCAGATATCTTCCGCCATATCTTGAATTTCTACCGCACCGGGAAGCTGCACTACCCTCGCCATGAGTGCATCTCTGCGTATGATGAGGAACTGGCCTTCTTTGGCCTCATCCCGGAGATTATCGGGGACTGCTGTTACGAGGAGTACAAGGATCGCAGGCGGGAGAACGCGGAGCGTCTGCAGGACGACGCCGATACCGACAACACGGGAGAGAGCACGCTGCCCACTATGACCGCCCGGCAGAGGGTGTGGCGGGCGTTTGAGAACCCCCACACCAGCACAATGGCCCTGGTGTTCTACTACGTGACAGGCTTCTTCATTGCCGTCTCAGTCATCGCTAACGTGGTAGAGACAGTGCCCTGCGGCTCTAGTCCCGGGCACATTAAAGAACTGCCTTGCGGGGAGCGGTATGCGGTGGCCTTCTTTTGCTTGGATACAGCCTGCGTCATGATCTTCACAGTTGAGTACTTGCTTCGCCTGGCCGCGGCACCCAGTCGTTACCGTTTTGTGCGCAGTGTCATGAGCATCATCGACGTGGTGGCCATCCTGCCTTACTACATTGGGCTGGTGATGACAGACAATGAGGATGTCAGTGGAGCCTTTGTCACGCTCCGGGTCTTCCGGGTCTTCCGGATCTTTAAGTTTTCCCGCCACTCTCAAGGCCTGCGCATCCTGGGGTACACGCTGAAGAGCTGTGCCTCAGAGTTGGGCTTCTTGCTCTTCTCGCTCACCATGGCTATCATCATTTTTGCTACAGTCATGTTCTACGCAGAGAAGGGGT
It includes:
- the KCND2 gene encoding potassium voltage-gated channel subfamily D member 2; its protein translation is MAAGVAAWLPFARAAAIGWMPVASGPMPAPPRQERKRTQDALIVLNVSGTRFQTWQDTLERYPDTLLGSSERDFFYHPETQQYFFDRDPDIFRHILNFYRTGKLHYPRHECISAYDEELAFFGLIPEIIGDCCYEEYKDRRRENAERLQDDADTDNTGESTLPTMTARQRVWRAFENPHTSTMALVFYYVTGFFIAVSVIANVVETVPCGSSPGHIKELPCGERYAVAFFCLDTACVMIFTVEYLLRLAAAPSRYRFVRSVMSIIDVVAILPYYIGLVMTDNEDVSGAFVTLRVFRVFRIFKFSRHSQGLRILGYTLKSCASELGFLLFSLTMAIIIFATVMFYAEKGSSASKFTSIPAAFWYTIVTMTTLGYGDMVPKTIAGKIFGSICSLSGVLVIALPVPVIVSNFSRIYHQNQRADKRRAQKKARLARIRAAKSGSANAYMQSKRNGLLSNQLQSSEDEQTFMSKSGSSFETQHHHLLHCLEKTTNHEFVDEQVFEESCMEVATGNRPSSHSPSLSSQQGVTSTCCSRRHKKTFRIPNANVSGSHRGSVQELSTIQIRCVERTPLSNSRSSLNAKMEECVKLNCEQPYVTTAIISIPTPPVTTPEGDDRPESPEYSGGNIVRVSAL